The Deltaproteobacteria bacterium genome includes a region encoding these proteins:
- a CDS encoding DUF692 domain-containing protein encodes MAFARKDLGHGIGLRPKHYGRFLEESPAVDWVEAISENFLAPGGRPIAVLEKVRRDVPVVLHGVSLGIGSVDPLDPRLLRGLRELTVRVEPVYVSDHLCWGRHGGRYAHDLLPLPYTEEALAHVISRVRQVQDVLGRQMMLENVSSYVEYASSTMTEWEFLARIAGEADCGILLDVNNVYVSARNHGFDPDAYLAGIPVDRVGQFHLAGHSDHGTYVLDTHDAPVVDAVWELYRSAVRRFGRVPALIEWDDHVPELERLVEESHRAREVEAEALA; translated from the coding sequence ATGGCATTCGCGCGCAAGGACCTGGGCCACGGCATCGGGCTCCGTCCCAAGCACTATGGGCGGTTTCTGGAGGAGTCGCCTGCCGTCGACTGGGTCGAAGCGATCAGCGAGAACTTCCTCGCCCCTGGTGGGCGCCCCATTGCCGTCCTGGAGAAAGTACGGCGCGACGTTCCCGTCGTGCTCCACGGCGTTTCGCTCGGAATCGGATCGGTCGATCCCCTCGATCCGCGCCTGCTGCGCGGCCTGCGCGAGCTGACCGTCAGGGTCGAGCCCGTCTACGTCTCCGACCATCTCTGCTGGGGTCGTCACGGCGGCCGGTACGCGCACGACCTGCTGCCGCTCCCCTACACCGAAGAAGCCCTCGCGCACGTAATCTCGCGCGTGCGCCAGGTGCAGGACGTGCTCGGCCGGCAGATGATGCTCGAGAACGTCTCCAGCTACGTGGAGTACGCGTCGTCGACGATGACGGAGTGGGAATTCCTCGCGCGCATCGCCGGGGAAGCCGACTGCGGCATCCTGCTCGACGTCAACAACGTCTACGTCAGCGCCCGTAACCACGGCTTCGATCCCGACGCCTACCTGGCCGGGATTCCGGTGGACCGCGTGGGGCAGTTCCACCTTGCCGGCCACAGCGACCATGGGACCTACGTCCTGGATACGCACGACGCGCCGGTGGTCGATGCCGTCTGGGAGCTGTACCGATCTGCGGTCCGCCGCTTCGGCCGTGTGCCGGCGCTCATCGAATGGGACGACCACGTCCCCGAACTGGAGCGGCTGGTGGAGGAGAGCCATCGGGCGCGCGAGGTGGAAGCCGAGGCGCTCGCATGA
- a CDS encoding DUF2063 domain-containing protein → MGRPRPRTGAAGGGEPSGARGGSRGARMKLAETQRLFWELLQGTEGPLDAFVGSSALPAEERVAIYARMFLHRQVDALREMFPKVVAALGDEGFFEVAARYVHDHPSEHPDLGQLGRRFAAFLERPDLRDLARLEWARGEVFEAAEAAPLSPEEFARLAQEADAFMDRRLQLIPALRLLELEHDVGQLWDESAKTAGPRQIRVVVWRSGFDVFHVQVDADEARAVQVAADGATVGEICGVFGDAARAADVLQGWLAEGWIGAR, encoded by the coding sequence ATGGGACGACCACGTCCCCGAACTGGAGCGGCTGGTGGAGGAGAGCCATCGGGCGCGCGAGGTGGAAGCCGAGGCGCTCGCATGAAGCTCGCCGAAACGCAGCGCCTCTTCTGGGAACTGCTCCAGGGCACTGAAGGTCCGCTCGACGCTTTCGTCGGCTCATCAGCGCTGCCCGCGGAAGAGCGCGTCGCGATCTACGCGCGCATGTTCCTGCACCGCCAGGTCGACGCCCTGCGGGAGATGTTTCCCAAGGTCGTTGCCGCCCTGGGCGACGAAGGCTTCTTCGAGGTCGCTGCCAGGTACGTCCACGACCATCCGTCGGAGCATCCGGATCTCGGGCAACTCGGCCGCAGGTTCGCGGCTTTCCTCGAGCGACCCGATCTGCGCGATCTCGCGAGACTCGAGTGGGCGCGAGGCGAAGTCTTCGAGGCCGCCGAGGCAGCGCCGCTCTCGCCGGAGGAATTCGCCCGGCTGGCGCAGGAGGCGGATGCCTTCATGGATCGCCGCCTACAGCTCATTCCTGCGCTGCGCCTGCTCGAGCTGGAGCACGACGTCGGACAGCTCTGGGACGAAAGCGCGAAAACGGCAGGCCCTCGGCAGATCCGCGTCGTCGTCTGGCGGTCCGGGTTCGACGTTTTCCACGTGCAAGTCGACGCAGACGAAGCGCGCGCGGTCCAAGTCGCCGCCGATGGCGCAACCGTGGGGGAGATCTGCGGCGTGTTCGGCGACGCGGCACGTGCCGCCGACGTGCTCCAGGGCTGGCTCGCCGAAGGCTGGATCGGAGCGCGCTAG